Proteins co-encoded in one Scatophagus argus isolate fScaArg1 chromosome 11, fScaArg1.pri, whole genome shotgun sequence genomic window:
- the LOC124066684 gene encoding LIM domain only protein 7-like has product MHSSPLCPFLSFCPPCSPHVQAHTPPQLPKIEPPLLETPPLVFPPVDPTSGPRLVKCERWPLFGRQDPREPPDPVDYESIFPDLENDDMFARRTLAFQANTDLAMIKTPPKHRLYSSEPQLNIVTQQHGRGCTEESDFPDIEKDDVVYRKEKTEQAQQQRPLSGAPDNYAPMPIPEPWGLPPDLKARLLCPPCPLTQETTANKNQVDSKTRPKTDDMLVRKLGLCSEDSLSTLRGPSANQMTPSVPSSCSEGDLQKWQAIREASQLRYKKRLMVERLAALKL; this is encoded by the coding sequence atgcactcatcacctctctgtccttttctctccttttgccCACCCTGCAGTCCTCATgtccaagcacacacaccccCGCAGCTCCCTAAGATAGAGCCCCCTCTATTAGAGACCCCCCCTTTGGTGTTTCCACCCGTGGACCCCACCTCAGGTCCCAGACTGGTGAAATGTGAGAGGTGGCCCCTATTTGGGCGCCAAGACCCCCGGGAGCCCCCAGACCCTGTTGATTATGAGAGCATTTTTCCTGACTTGGAGAATGATGACATGTTTGCCAGGAGAACCCTGGCCTTCCAGGCCAACACAGACTTGGCTATGATAAAGACTCCACCAAAACATCGTCTCTACTCATCTGAACCACAACTCAACATCGTGACTCAACAACACGGCCGTGGCTGCACAGAGGAGAGCGATTTCCCAGATATCGAAAAGGACGATGTAGTTTATCGTAAGGAGAAAACCGAGCAGGCTCAGCAGCAACGGCCACTCTCAGGAGCCCCTGACAACTATGCCCCAATGCCCATCCCAGAGCCGTGGGGTCTGCCTCCTGATCTCAAAGCCAGACTCCTGTGCCCCCCGTGTCCTCTGACCCAGGAGACAACGGCAAATAAAAATCAGGTTGACAGCAAGACACGTCCTAAAACGGATGACATGCTTGTCAGGAAACTTGGACTTTGCTCTGAGGACAGCCTGAGCACACTGAGAGGcccatcagccaatcagatgacACCCTCTGTACCTTCTTCCTGCAGCGAAGGGGACCTGCAGAAATGGCAGGCTATCAGAGAGGCCAGTCAACTAAGATATAAGAAGAGGCTTATGGTGGAGAGGCTGGCTGCTCTAAagttgtaa